In Streptomyces sp. NBC_00878, a single window of DNA contains:
- a CDS encoding peptidoglycan bridge formation glycyltransferase FemA/FemB family protein — translation MSLTVRPISAAEHLAFVRAQRSTSFLQTPAWAHVKPDWRSESLGWYDGGQLVGTGLVLHRPVPKLDRYTLAYLPEGPVIDWTGEISAWLDPLATYLKAHGAFAIRLGPPVWTNTWSAAQVKEGVANPDIRRLTDMPSREENSTGLRVARQLKDAGWLPQNPEDGFGVGHPQFKYEVPLAGRTEDDVLKGMNQLWRRNVKKAAKEGVEVTVGDDLMAFHDLYVHTAERDHFTPRPLRYFETMFAALRAEDPERIKLYLARHEGDLVAATIMVRVGTHSVYSYGASSTKKREVRGSNALQWAMIRDSLAVGCDVYDLRGITPTLDSDDPHVGLIQFKVGTGGQAVRYVGEWDLPLRPMVYKAFDLYMRRRGR, via the coding sequence GTGAGTCTGACCGTCAGGCCGATCAGCGCCGCCGAACACTTGGCGTTCGTGCGGGCACAGCGGTCCACCAGCTTTCTGCAGACCCCGGCATGGGCCCACGTCAAGCCCGATTGGCGCAGTGAGTCCCTCGGCTGGTACGACGGCGGGCAGCTGGTCGGTACCGGGCTCGTCCTGCACCGCCCGGTGCCGAAGCTCGACCGCTACACGCTGGCCTATCTGCCCGAGGGCCCGGTCATCGACTGGACCGGCGAGATCAGCGCGTGGCTCGATCCGCTGGCGACGTATCTCAAGGCACACGGCGCGTTCGCGATCCGGCTCGGCCCGCCGGTGTGGACGAACACCTGGAGCGCCGCCCAGGTGAAGGAGGGCGTCGCCAACCCGGACATCAGGCGGCTCACCGACATGCCCAGCCGGGAGGAGAACTCGACAGGCCTGCGCGTGGCCAGGCAGCTCAAGGATGCCGGCTGGCTGCCGCAGAACCCGGAGGACGGCTTCGGGGTCGGACATCCGCAGTTCAAGTACGAGGTTCCGCTGGCGGGCAGGACCGAGGACGACGTACTCAAGGGCATGAACCAGCTCTGGCGCCGCAACGTCAAGAAGGCGGCCAAGGAGGGAGTCGAGGTCACGGTCGGTGACGACCTGATGGCGTTCCACGACCTCTACGTCCACACCGCCGAGCGCGACCACTTCACGCCCCGGCCGCTGCGCTACTTCGAGACCATGTTCGCGGCGCTGCGCGCCGAGGATCCCGAGCGGATCAAGCTCTACCTGGCCCGCCACGAGGGCGACCTGGTCGCCGCCACCATCATGGTCCGCGTCGGCACCCACTCGGTGTACTCCTACGGCGCCTCCTCCACCAAGAAGCGCGAGGTGCGCGGCTCCAACGCCCTCCAGTGGGCGATGATCCGCGACTCGCTGGCGGTCGGCTGCGACGTCTACGACCTGCGCGGCATCACCCCCACCCTCGACTCCGACGACCCGCATGTCGGGCTGATCCAGTTCAAGGTGGGCACCGGCGGTCAGGCGGTGCGGTACGTCGGTGAGTGGGACCTGCCGCTGCGGCCGATGGTCTACAAGGCCTTCGACCTCTACATGAGGCGGCGCGGGCGCTGA